The Alcaligenes aquatilis genome contains the following window.
AAACAGAGCGTGATGGCGGGCAGGATCAAATGCTTGATCCCGTCCCAGCTAAGCAGGCCGGTACTCCACCAGCCAAACTTCAGGACTTCCCCCCGGCCATAGCTGGGCAGCCAGCCCAATTGCACGGAGAAGATCAGGATCAGCAAGATACCAATCAGGAAGGTGGGCAAGGATATGCCCAGCAATGAAAAGGCCAGAATGCTTTGCGCCATGAAACCATTGCGCTTCAAGGCGGTGTACACGCCCAGCGGCAGGCCGATCAGCAAGGCCAGTATGGCGGCCACCACGGATAGCTCGACGGTGGCAGGCAGACGTTCTTTGAGTAGTGTGGAGACAGGCTGGGCTTGCCTTAGGGACAGACCAAACTCGCCTTTTACGGCCTGGCCCACGAAGCGTCCGAATTGAACGGGAGCAGGTTGGTCCAGCCCCAGGCTGGCGCGCAACTCCACGCGATCTTGTTCGGTGGCGTCCTGCCCCAGCATGATGGTGACCGGGTCACCAATGTAGCGAAACAGCACAAAAGCCAGAAGGCTGACCGTCAGCATCACCAGAACAGCCTGGATCAGACGGCGAATAATAAATACCAGCATAGGCGGTCTCCTGGTAGAGCGCGAGGATCACTCGCGACCAGTGTCG
Protein-coding sequences here:
- a CDS encoding ABC transporter permease, which encodes MLVFIIRRLIQAVLVMLTVSLLAFVLFRYIGDPVTIMLGQDATEQDRVELRASLGLDQPAPVQFGRFVGQAVKGEFGLSLRQAQPVSTLLKERLPATVELSVVAAILALLIGLPLGVYTALKRNGFMAQSILAFSLLGISLPTFLIGILLILIFSVQLGWLPSYGRGEVLKFGWWSTGLLSWDGIKHLILPAITLCLFQLTLILRLVRSEMLEVLRADYIKFARARGLSQRAIHFGHALKNTMVPVITITGLQLGGIIAFAIVTETVFQWPGMGLLFIQAVQFADIPVMAAYLCLIALVFVVINLLVDLLYFLVDPRLRTQLSGAKGH